One Lysinibacillus fusiformis genomic window carries:
- a CDS encoding DUF3953 domain-containing protein has product MLKFLQIILSITVISLAGYGLITEDFKFQPYMMLFLGLMMLVMGLREFQKGQKGNCWLSIVVFIFILFVSIKSFLLK; this is encoded by the coding sequence TTGTTAAAGTTTTTGCAAATTATTTTATCAATAACAGTTATTTCACTTGCAGGGTATGGATTGATTACTGAAGATTTTAAGTTTCAACCATATATGATGTTGTTTTTAGGTTTAATGATGTTGGTAATGGGATTAAGAGAATTTCAAAAGGGACAAAAAGGTAACTGCTGGCTAAGTATAGTTGTATTTATATTTATTTTATTTGTATCAATCAAAAGTTTCTTATTGAAGTAA
- the ltrA gene encoding group II intron reverse transcriptase/maturase has translation MQDCFDTLYAQSVCGHHFYNLTELMSSKDNIRLAYRNIKRNTGSKTAGIDKLTIKDVLHLRVEDVIEKVQAMFKWYEPQPVRRVFIPKGVDKTRPLGIPTIWDRIFQQCVLQILEPICEAKFHKHSYGFRPNRNTHHAKVRLEFLINQSGLYHCVDVDIKGFFDNVNHSKLLKQMWSLGIRDKSLLSIISRLLKAEIVGEGIPTKGTPQGGILSPLLSNIVLNELDWWVSDQWETFESKYTYSTNGSKYQQLKKSSLKECFIVRYADDFKVMCRTRSQAIKMYNELKDFLSKRLHLETSEEKSKVVNLKKNSSEFLGFSMKAIRKGKTRFGYVAKSDMSKKAKANAFQKIKEAIKVIKRKPCIQTVWNFNTVVMGIQNYYSAATQITINLNELNLHLRKTLYNQLKNIRTEASFHEMTKTLQKRYGGYKSKLFKIQNMVFVPIHAQRWRKTLGFSQVICNFTAEGRAKIHNSLKAINRSTLSYIMRNYIPNRSIEYNDNRISKFIAQYGKCAILGEELGINDWHCHHINPFHISKDDSYSNLIVLNKAIHELIHLKDKFKIEEFLKAVKLSIRQIEKVNILRLKCNNEII, from the coding sequence ATGCAAGATTGCTTCGATACACTCTACGCTCAAAGTGTTTGTGGTCATCATTTCTATAATTTAACAGAATTAATGAGTTCTAAGGATAATATACGTCTAGCCTACCGAAACATCAAAAGAAATACAGGTAGTAAAACTGCTGGAATTGATAAATTAACAATTAAAGATGTTTTGCATCTACGAGTAGAAGATGTAATAGAAAAAGTTCAAGCTATGTTCAAATGGTATGAACCACAACCAGTTAGACGGGTTTTCATCCCAAAAGGAGTAGATAAAACTAGACCACTAGGAATACCTACGATTTGGGACAGGATTTTTCAACAATGCGTACTGCAAATTTTAGAGCCAATTTGTGAAGCTAAATTCCATAAACATAGTTATGGTTTTAGACCGAACAGAAACACTCATCACGCTAAAGTTAGACTTGAATTTCTGATTAACCAATCTGGACTATATCATTGTGTTGATGTAGATATTAAAGGTTTCTTTGATAATGTAAATCATAGCAAACTTTTAAAACAAATGTGGTCATTAGGTATCAGGGATAAATCCCTTCTTTCTATTATATCTAGGTTACTAAAAGCAGAGATTGTAGGAGAGGGTATCCCTACAAAAGGTACACCGCAAGGTGGTATTCTGTCGCCATTATTATCTAACATTGTGTTAAATGAGTTGGATTGGTGGGTTAGTGACCAGTGGGAAACATTTGAAAGTAAATATACCTACTCGACCAATGGTAGTAAGTATCAGCAATTAAAGAAATCGAGTTTGAAAGAGTGTTTTATTGTCCGCTATGCGGATGATTTTAAGGTAATGTGTCGCACAAGGTCACAAGCAATTAAAATGTACAATGAGTTAAAAGATTTCTTGAGTAAGAGATTACACTTGGAAACAAGTGAAGAAAAATCAAAGGTAGTTAATTTGAAGAAAAACTCATCAGAGTTTCTAGGGTTTTCAATGAAAGCCATAAGAAAAGGTAAGACCAGATTTGGTTATGTAGCAAAGTCTGATATGTCAAAAAAGGCTAAAGCAAATGCTTTTCAAAAGATTAAAGAAGCAATAAAAGTAATCAAGAGAAAGCCTTGCATTCAGACAGTTTGGAACTTTAATACCGTTGTAATGGGAATCCAAAACTATTACTCAGCTGCAACTCAAATTACAATCAACTTGAATGAGTTAAATCTACATTTACGCAAGACGTTATACAATCAACTAAAGAATATTCGAACAGAGGCAAGTTTCCATGAGATGACGAAGACTTTACAGAAAAGATATGGGGGTTACAAGTCCAAACTATTTAAAATACAAAATATGGTCTTTGTCCCCATCCATGCACAACGTTGGAGAAAGACACTTGGTTTCTCCCAAGTGATATGTAACTTTACTGCCGAAGGCAGAGCAAAAATTCACAATAGCCTAAAGGCTATCAATAGAAGTACTCTTTCTTACATCATGAGAAACTACATTCCAAACAGATCTATTGAATATAACGACAACAGAATCAGTAAGTTTATTGCCCAGTACGGCAAATGTGCCATTTTAGGTGAAGAATTGGGTATTAACGATTGGCATTGTCATCATATTAATCCTTTTCACATTTCAAAAGATGATAGCTATTCAAACTTAATAGTTTTGAACAAGGCTATACATGAGCTTATACATTTAAAAGACAAATTTAAAATTGAAGAATTCTTAAAAGCTGTAAAGCTTTCAATTAGGCAAATAGAAAAAGTAAATATCTTACGACTGAAATGTAACAATGAAATAATCTAA
- a CDS encoding cysteine hydrolase family protein, with protein sequence MIIINIIGILVLCFGIIALRLVYLSSATTGVSIAKYDSPKSALLVTDIQNDTLGISEYGNTEPLIANINTAIEYANDSEMEIIYVKQEFTRNPLDSLLSNGMYQAGSDGADLYNELSIQSDNVFSKLRSDAFSSDHFENYLIENEIDTLYIVGADASGCVYKTALGGIKRGYRVFVLGDSLFSVKAGKLNTMLEKYQTKGIEITNIKDFTQTQD encoded by the coding sequence ATGATAATCATTAATATTATTGGAATATTGGTACTTTGTTTCGGAATTATAGCCTTAAGATTGGTATATTTGTCGAGTGCCACAACCGGAGTTTCAATCGCCAAATACGATAGCCCAAAAAGCGCACTTTTGGTAACAGATATCCAAAATGACACCTTGGGTATATCCGAATACGGCAACACGGAACCGTTAATCGCTAATATCAACACAGCTATAGAATACGCCAATGACTCTGAAATGGAGATTATTTACGTCAAGCAAGAGTTTACAAGAAACCCTTTGGATTCATTGCTTTCTAATGGTATGTATCAGGCTGGTAGTGATGGAGCGGACTTATATAATGAATTATCCATTCAATCGGATAACGTTTTTAGCAAGCTTCGCTCTGATGCTTTTTCTTCGGATCATTTTGAAAATTACCTCATAGAAAACGAGATTGACACCCTTTATATTGTTGGTGCAGATGCCAGTGGTTGTGTTTACAAGACAGCTTTGGGCGGCATAAAAAGGGGGTATCGCGTTTTTGTTTTGGGTGATAGCTTATTTTCTGTGAAGGCAGGCAAACTGAATACAATGCTTGAGAAATATCAGACAAAAGGTATCGAGATAACTAATATTAAGGATTTTACCCAAACGCAAGACTAA
- a CDS encoding AAA family ATPase, with product MSKFRGIILEGYSNAGKTSVLKSLKQLHANDDAERSVIVLSEHYSQVLHKVNGELKWLSREEHLQILRERVTMLKMLNNWASEIGQTQRSKGLFFILERFHLNHRVAFSHSISDEIKELEAQLFEMGARCTLLTVSPENLEQRISSRNPNEWEGKTVEEMKLACELLLEQQQEYRSQAENSIIPTIEINTDNKDWDSYAKQIYFFN from the coding sequence ATGAGTAAATTTAGAGGGATAATCTTAGAAGGCTACTCAAATGCTGGAAAAACATCAGTCTTAAAATCATTGAAACAACTTCACGCAAATGATGATGCCGAACGCAGTGTCATAGTTCTTAGTGAGCATTATTCGCAAGTATTACACAAAGTAAATGGTGAATTAAAGTGGTTAAGTCGTGAGGAACACTTACAAATCTTAAGAGAAAGAGTTACGATGCTGAAAATGTTAAATAATTGGGCAAGTGAAATTGGACAAACCCAACGTTCAAAAGGCTTATTCTTTATATTGGAAAGGTTTCATTTAAATCATCGAGTAGCATTTTCTCATTCAATATCAGATGAAATCAAGGAATTAGAAGCCCAGTTATTTGAAATGGGAGCAAGATGTACTTTGTTAACTGTATCTCCAGAGAATTTAGAGCAAAGAATTAGTAGTAGAAATCCCAATGAATGGGAAGGGAAAACCGTAGAAGAAATGAAATTAGCGTGTGAATTATTATTAGAACAACAACAAGAGTATAGGAGTCAAGCTGAAAATTCAATCATTCCTACAATTGAAATAAATACTGATAATAAAGATTGGGATTCCTACGCAAAACAGATTTACTTCTTCAACTAA
- a CDS encoding GNAT family N-acetyltransferase, whose amino-acid sequence MKIQLFNGEKEELTNLLCSNDWRYHSNPHLENGAIQKAVENGYYANGRETYWIILDTQKVGIIIIDDIDDTIPLFDIRLTEGARGKNIGTQALLWLKDYLFGEKQKIRIEGYTRADNLAMRKCFTKAGFVKEGYLRNAWENEDGTISDTVLYGAIFDDWKENRITQSKIDVLPY is encoded by the coding sequence ATGAAAATTCAATTATTTAATGGCGAAAAAGAAGAATTAACGAACTTACTTTGTTCAAATGACTGGAGATACCATTCGAATCCTCATTTAGAAAACGGAGCTATTCAAAAAGCTGTGGAAAATGGTTATTATGCCAATGGGCGAGAAACATATTGGATTATTTTAGACACTCAAAAAGTTGGAATAATCATTATAGATGATATTGATGATACCATTCCTTTATTTGATATTCGATTAACTGAAGGAGCGAGAGGTAAAAATATTGGTACACAAGCTCTATTGTGGTTAAAAGATTATTTATTTGGTGAAAAACAAAAAATTCGAATTGAGGGCTACACGAGGGCGGATAATCTTGCGATGCGAAAATGCTTTACAAAAGCTGGGTTTGTTAAAGAAGGCTATTTAAGAAATGCTTGGGAAAATGAAGACGGGACAATTTCTGATACAGTCTTATATGGAGCTATTTTTGATGATTGGAAAGAAAATAGAATTACACAATCAAAAATAGACGTTTTACCGTATTAA
- a CDS encoding IS110 family RNA-guided transposase produces the protein MNPVVGLDVAKGESQVQMFLDKKMPYKSSVKIKHTVGGLEELHSYLLDLERQTGLKPPVVLESTGHYHAPIVQFLEAREYIVIIVNPLVSYRAKSSSLRKTKTDVIDAYHLGELYYKEDLEPQKKRGIQLLNLRHLTRQHENMTGIMVQTKLQFQAVLDQVFPEYKGVFGDLYAEISLRTLQSYPTSELVLDAGVEEIAQFIDKHCKARSFNWTHERAEVLIVAAERNPFRSTLYQSLLVSLNMYIDLLQAYRQQLSTLEREIDQLAAQLEEYELIQSLPGVGEKIAATILSEIGEIERFNHPKKLVAFAGLDPSVFESGRFKGTKNHITKRGSARLRHMLYTAVRCSIRDSRKKKTTDETIARNKRLRAFYDLKREEGKPYKVAIIACANKLLHWIYAILKTKAPFQETI, from the coding sequence ATGAATCCAGTAGTAGGTCTGGATGTCGCAAAAGGTGAAAGTCAGGTTCAAATGTTCTTGGATAAAAAAATGCCCTATAAAAGCAGTGTGAAGATTAAACATACGGTGGGAGGACTTGAAGAGTTACACTCTTATTTACTAGATTTAGAGCGTCAAACAGGGTTAAAACCACCTGTTGTATTGGAATCAACAGGTCACTATCATGCTCCAATTGTACAATTTTTAGAAGCTAGAGAATATATTGTCATTATTGTCAATCCGCTCGTTTCATACCGAGCTAAAAGCTCTAGTTTACGAAAAACTAAAACAGATGTAATTGATGCCTATCACTTAGGCGAACTGTATTACAAAGAGGATTTAGAGCCTCAGAAAAAACGTGGTATTCAGCTTTTAAACCTTCGGCATCTGACAAGGCAACACGAAAATATGACGGGAATTATGGTTCAAACAAAGTTACAATTTCAAGCTGTATTAGATCAAGTTTTCCCTGAGTATAAAGGAGTTTTTGGTGATTTGTACGCAGAAATTTCATTAAGGACTTTACAGTCCTACCCTACATCTGAATTAGTACTAGACGCAGGTGTAGAAGAGATTGCACAATTTATTGATAAGCATTGTAAAGCACGTTCATTTAATTGGACGCATGAAAGAGCTGAAGTATTAATCGTAGCTGCAGAACGCAACCCATTTCGGTCAACGCTTTATCAAAGCCTTCTCGTCAGTCTGAATATGTATATTGATTTACTTCAAGCTTACCGCCAACAACTTTCTACGCTAGAGCGTGAGATTGATCAATTGGCGGCACAACTCGAAGAATATGAATTAATCCAATCACTTCCCGGTGTAGGTGAAAAAATCGCGGCCACGATACTTTCAGAAATTGGGGAAATTGAGCGGTTTAATCATCCAAAAAAGTTAGTAGCCTTTGCGGGACTAGATCCCAGCGTGTTTGAATCAGGTCGGTTTAAAGGCACGAAAAATCACATTACCAAACGCGGCTCAGCTAGGCTTCGCCATATGCTTTATACAGCCGTTCGCTGTTCCATTCGAGATAGCCGTAAAAAGAAAACAACAGATGAAACTATTGCCCGAAACAAACGATTACGAGCCTTCTACGACTTAAAACGGGAGGAAGGAAAGCCGTATAAAGTAGCCATTATTGCTTGTGCTAATAAGCTTTTACACTGGATTTATGCGATTTTAAAAACGAAAGCACCATTCCAAGAAACTATTTAA